The following DNA comes from Oncorhynchus gorbuscha isolate QuinsamMale2020 ecotype Even-year unplaced genomic scaffold, OgorEven_v1.0 Un_scaffold_554, whole genome shotgun sequence.
cagggtgttgatatctcactgctctctagtctctctagcagggtgttgatatctcactgctctctagcagggtgttgatatctcactgctctctagtctctctagtctctctagcagggtgttgatatctcactgctctctagtctctctagtctgtctagcagggtgttgatatctcactgctctctagtctctctctagcagggtgttgatatctcactgctctctagcagggtgttgatatctcactgctctctagtatctctagcagggtgttgatatctcactgttctctagtctctctctagcagggtgttgatatctcactgctctctagtctctctagcagggtgttgatatctcactgctctctagtctctctagcagggtgttgatatctcactgctctctagtctctctagtctctctagtctctctagcagggtgttgatatctcactgctctctagtctctctagcagggtgttgatatctcactgctctctagtctctctagcagggtgttgatatctcactgctctctagtctctctagtctctctagcagggtgttgatatctcactgctctctagtctctctagcagggtgtttatctcactgctctctagtctctctagcagggtgttgatatctcactgctctctagtctctctctagcagggtgttgatatctcactgctctctagacTCTCttgcagggtgttgatatctcactgctctctagtctctctagcagggtgttgatatctcactgctctctagtctctctagcagggtgttgatatctcactgctctctagtctctctagcagggtgttgatatctcactgctctatagtctctctctagcagggtgttgatatctcactgatctctagcagggtgtttatctcactgctctctagtctctctctagcagggtgttgatatctcactgctctctagtatctctagcagggtgttgatatctcactgttctctagtctctctctagcagggtgttgatatctcactgctctctagtctctctagcagggtgttgatatctcactgctctctagtctctctagcagggtgttgatatctcactgctctctagtctctctagtctctctagcagggtgttgatatctcactgctctctagtctctctagcagggtgttgatatctcactgctctctagtctctctagcagggtgttgatatctcactgctctctagtctctctagtctctctagtctctctagcagggtgttgatatctcactgctctctagtctctctagcagggtgtttatctcactgctctctagtctctctagcagggtgttgatatctcactgctctctagtctttCTCTAGCAGgctgttgatatctcactgctctctagactctctagcagggtgttgatatctcactgctctatagtctctctctagcagggtgttgatatctcactgctctctagtctctctagcagggtgttgatatctcactgctctctagtctctctagcagggtgttgatatctcactgctctctagtctctctagcagggtgttgatatctcactgctctatagtctctctctagcagggtgttgatatctcactgctctctagtctctctagcagggtgttgatatctcactgctctctagtctctctctagcagggtgttgatatctcactgctctctagtctctctctagcagggtgttgatatctcactgctctctagcagggtgttgatatctcactgctctctagtctctctctagcagggtgttgatatctcactgctctctagtctctcactagcagggtgttgatatctcactgctctctagtctctctcttgcagggtgttgatatctcactgctctatagtctctctctagcagggtgttgatatctcactgctctatagtctctctctagcagggtgttgatatctcactgctctctagtctctctctagcagggtgttgatatctcactgctctctagtctctctctagcagggtgttgatatctcactgctctctagtctctctctagcagggtgttgatatctcactgctctatagtctctctctagcagggtgttgatatctcactgctctctagtctctctctagcagggtgttgatatctcactgctctctagtctctctagcagggtgttgatatctcactgctctctagtctctctagcagggtgtttatatctcactgctctctagtctctttctagcagggtgttgatatctcactgctctctagtctctctagtctctctagcagggtgttgatatctcactgctctctagtctctctctagcagggtgttgatatctcactgctctctagtctctctctagcatggtgttgatatctcactgctctctagtctctctagcagggtgttgatatctcactgctctctagtctctctagtctctctagcagggtgttgatatctcactgctctctagtctctctctagcagggtgttgatatctcactgctctctagtctctctctagcagggtgttgatatctcactgctctctagtctctctggtctctctagtatctctagcagggtgttgatatctcactgctctctagtctctctagcagggtgttgatatctcactgctctctagtctctctagcagggtgttgatatctcactgctctctagtctctctagtctctctagcagggtgttgatatctcactgatctctagtatctctagcagggtgttgatatctcactgctctctagtctctctagtctctctagtctctctagtctctctagcagggtgttgatatctcactgatctctagtatctctagcaaggtgttgatatctcactgctctctagtctctctagcagggtgttgatatctcactgctctctagcagggtgttgatatctcactgctctctagtatctctagcagggtgttgatatctcactgatctctagcagggtgttgatatctcactgctctctagtctctctctagcagggtgttgatatctcactgctctctagtctctctagtatctctagcagggtgttgatatctcactgctctatagtctctctagtatctctagcagggtgttgatatctcactgctctctagtctctctctagcagggtgttgatatctcactgctctctagtctctctagtctctctagcagggtgttgatatctcactgctctctagtctctctagtatctctagcagggtgttgatatctcactgctctctagtctctctagcagggtgttgatattacatttacatttacatttaagtcatttagcagacgctcttatccagagcgacttacaaattggtgcattcaccttatgacatccagtggaacagccactttacaatagtgcatctaaatattttaagggggggagggggtgagaaggattactttatcctatcctaagtattccttaaagaggtggggtttcaggtgtctccggaaggtggtgattgactccgctgtcctggcgtcgtgagggagtttgttccaccattggggagccagagcagcgaacagttttgactgggctgagcgggaactgtacttcctcagtggtagggagacgagcaggccagaggtggatgaacgcagtgcccttatttgggtgtagggcctgatcagagcctggaggtactgaggtgccgttcccctcacagctccgtaggcaagcaccatggtcttgtagcggatgcgagcttcaactggaagccagtggagagagcggaggagcggggtgacgtgagagaacttgggaaggttgaacactagacgggctgcggcgttctggatgagttgtaggggtttaatggcacaggcaggagcccagccaacagcgagttgcagtaatccagacgggagatgacaagtgcctggattaggacctgcgccgcttcctgtgtgaggcagggtcgtactctgcggatgttgtagagcatgaacctacaggaacgtgccaccgtcttgatgttagttgagaacgacagggtgttgtccaggatcacaccaaggttcttagcgctctgggaggaggacacaatggagttgtcaaccgtgatggcgagatcatggaacgggcagtccttcccgggaggaagagcagctccgtcttgccaagttcagcttgaggtggtgatccgtcatccacactgatatgtctgccagacatgcagagatgcggtcgccacctggtcatcagaaggggaaaggagaagattaattgtgtgtcgtctgcatagcaatgataggagagaccatgtgaggttatgacagagccaagtgacttggtgtatagcgagaataggagagggcctagaacagagccctgggggacaccagtggtgagagcgcgtggtgaggagacagattctcgccacgccacctggtaggagcgacctgtcaggtaggacgcaatccaagcgtgggccgcgccagagatgcccaactcggagagggtggagaggaggatctgatggttcacagtatcgaaggcagccgataggtctagaaggatgagagcagaggagagagagttagctttagcggtgcggagcgcctccgtgatacagagaagagcagtctcagttgaatgactagtcttgaaacctgctctctagtctctctcgcagggtgttgatatctcactgctctctagtctctctagcagggtgttgatatctcactgctctctagtatctctagcagggtgttgatatctcactgctctctagtctctctagcagggtgttgatatctcactgctctctagtatctctagtctctctagtctctctagcagggtgttgatatctcactgctctctagtcacTGGATCCACAAGCAGTCCGGCGccgctgagtgtgtgtgtgtctcccctctctcaggTGTACACCTCTCACGGCCCTACGGTCATCATGCCAACATGGTTCTGCTCCAGGGATTGGTTCCAGCGGGTCGGAACCTTTGACGAGGGCGGCAAGGTGAGACTCCACCCCTAAAACATCTCCACGCAAGTCAAATTTAGAATCTAAAACCAACCACTTATGCAGATTTGAATGATTTGAACAGTGGGTCCACCGAGTCTGAAAAGGAAGGGAAGTCGAGGGAGACTTCCCTTTCAGGTGTgctcaggggttagaggtcaagaAGTGCAAGCACAAGACTGCATGAGGACTCCTCTAATTTGTCCAACTTTAGATCACAAATCCATTTGAATAATGTGTGACCTCACTCTTCCcttctctaccacctcctccctcatcaccctcttccccctctcttctcctgtcctcttatctttcctctctcttcttctctcctttcctcttcttctctcctgtccttttcttctctcctgtcctcttcttctctcctgtcctcttcttctctcctgtccttttcttctctcctgtcctcttcttctctcctgtcctcttctttcttctctcttcttctctcctgtcctcttctctttcctctctcttcttctcaactgtcctccactcttctcttctctcatctcctctcctctctcttctactctcctatcctcttctttcctctctcttctactctattgtcctcttctctcctgtcctcctctctttcatctctcttcttctctcctgtcctcctctctttcctctccttctctcctgtcctcctctctttcctctctcttcttctctcctgtcctcttctctttcctctctcctcttctctctcctctctattcttatctctcctctccagggaGTTCCAGAGGATCTGTTGTGGTTCTATCAGAGTGTTGGTCAGGGAGGAGGTGTGGTCAGAGTGGACCAGTGTTTACTAGTCTACCGCTACCATCAACAAGCTGCTACACACTCTGTCCTGGAGTAAGACATGCACACACAGCCACGGGACGCGTGCCAGGCAGTGGCCAGGTccgatggaaacaggatggagCCTGcagtttccacacacacacacacacacacacacacacacacacacacacacacacacacacacacacacacacacacacacacacacacacacacacacacacacacacacacacacacacacacacacacacacacacacacacacacacacacacacaacatgtccTCCAGCTACACACAGCTGTCCAGCTGACCCCTTCCTGAGCCTCAtccttggacacacacactcagctctgGAATTCccttgccgtgtgtgtgtgttgccctttACAACCTCTatagcgacacacacacacgtaggacACGCGTAGCGGAAAGCCTGTTTCTGTAAATACTCTGCAGGGAagacctctcctcttccctcataACCTCCTCCCTcatatcctcctccctctcatccccttgtTCCTGTtatcactccttccttccttccatctgtCCATCGTATATCTAACCTTGTTGACGCGCTGTCACCATCTACTCCTTTACaaatcatcctctcctccctctctcctctctctcttccttctctcttccctctctcttccctctctcctccctctctcttccatctctcttccctctctcctctctctcttccctctctcctccctctctcttccatctctcttccctctctcttccctctctcctccctctctcttccctctctcttccctctctcttccctctcttccctctctctcttccctctctcctccctctctcttccctctctcctccctctctcctctcttccctctctcttccctctctcctctcctccctctctcctccctctctcttccctctctcctctcctccctttctcctccctctctcttccctctctcttccctttctcttccctctctcctctcttccctctctcctccctctctcctctctctctcttccctctctcctccctctctcttccctctctccttcctctttttcctccctctctcctccctctctcctccctctctcttccctctctcttcccttccctctctcttccctctctcctccctctctcttccctctctcctccctctctcttccctctctcttccctctctcttccctctcttccctctctctcttccctctctcctccctctctcttccctctctcttccctctctcttccctctcttccctctctcctctccttcctctttttcctccctctctcctccctctctcttccctctctcttccctctctcctctcttccctctctcttccctctctcctccctctctcttccatctctcttccctctctcttccctctctcctccctctctcttccctctctcttccctctctcttccctctcttccctctctctcttccctctctcttccctctctcctctcttccctctctcttccctctctcctctcctccctttctcctccctctctcttccctctctcttccctttctcttccctctctcctctcttccctctctcctccctgtctcctctctctctcttccctctctcctccctctctcttccctctctcctctcctccctctctcctccctctctcctccctctctcttccctctctcctctcttccctctctcttccctctctcctccctctctcttccctctctcctctcttccctctctcctccctctctcttccctctctcctctcttccctctctcttccctctcctccctctctcttccctctctcctctcttccctctctcctctcttccctctctcctctcttccctctctcctctcctccctcttccctctctcctctcctccctctctcttccctctctcctctcctccctctctcttccctctctcctctcttccctctctcctctcctccctcttccctctctcttctgtctctcctctctcctccctctcccttctctttctatTTGTCTATCAGTCATATTTCCAGCTCCTTCTGTTATCTCTCACTTaacttctccctctgtctctcactctctctgtttctcttttctACCATCTTAAATCTCCAGACACTTCACACTTCTGAGTCAATCCCTCTACGATTacatatcgtgtgtgtgtgtgtgtgtgtgtgtgtccacactgcatgtatatatttctatgtgttaaTCTAGGTCCCCCTAAATCAAAGCATCAGTGAAACTGCTAAAGGAAGCAATATGGGGACCACCCATgcacagtgtgtatgtgttttaattgatgtgtgtgtgtgtgtgtgtgtgtgtgtgtgtgtgtgtgtgtgtgtgtgtgtgtgtgtgtgtgtgtgtgtgtgtgtgtgtgtgtgtgtgtgtgtgtgtgtgtgtgtgtgtgtgtgtgtgtgtgtgtgtgtgtgtgtgtgtgtatttgactaGAACCATGGTTTATGGTGGTGGATTAGGGTTGTTTGTCATGGAGGCCCAGTGTTTCAGTCAAACCATCACATCAGAGGAAGAGCTCACTAATGTCTCCATATGATAACTATCAGGCTGTtgttctaggtgtgtgtgtgtgtgtgtgtgtggtccatgTCTGtaactcctcctctgtcctccggtCTCCAGGGAAACCATTTGGAACCTCCGTGTGGCCTTCCTCCATGAGAGAGTTATCAACCAATGGGAATCCTTCACCATATGGAATGCTGGGAAACAGGGCCGGAAACTATACCGCTGCCTCAGTTCCTTCAATCAGAAGAAGGTATGTACCTTTTCAACAGCCAATCGCAAAGATTATGCAACACTTGCTAGCCAATCAGGAGAGGTTAACAAAACTCTCAATAGCCAATTAGGTTGCATCTTCCACAGTCAGTGCTCTCTGATTGGTAGGATCAGGTGACCCTCCTCCCCAGAACACAGTGCTGACCTTAGATCTGTTTGTAGGGTCAATGATCCTTTATCCcgtgtcctctgatccgtcatgacaacatggagctgtttatcctgtgtcctctgatccatcatgacaacatggagctgtttatcctgtgtcctctgatccatcatgacaacatggagctgtgtcctctgatccgtcatgacaacatggagctgtgtcctctgatccgtcatgacaacatggagctgtttatcctgtgtcctctgatccatcatgacaacatggagctgtgtcctctgatccatcatgacaacacggagctgtttatcctgtgtcctctgatccatcatgacaacatggagctgtgtcctctgatccatcatgacaacacagagctgtttatcctgtgtcctctgatccgtcatgacaacatggagctgtgtcctctgatccatcatgacaacatggagctgtttatcctgtgtcctctgatccatcatgacaacatggagctgtttatcctgtgtcctctgatccgtcatgacaacacggagctgtgtcctctgatccgtcatgacaacaaggagctgtttatcctgtgtcctctgatccatcatgacaacatggagctgtttatcctgtgtcctctgatccatcatgacaacatggagctgtgtcctctgatccgtcatgacaacacgGAGCTGTTTATCCcgtgtcctctgatccgtcatgacaacatggagctgtttat
Coding sequences within:
- the LOC124018653 gene encoding UDP-GlcNAc:betaGal beta-1,3-N-acetylglucosaminyltransferase-like protein 1, encoding MCLCFSQLIGCQVRRDPEGSTERYTRWINNISQDQLSTQVYTSHGPTVIMPTWFCSRDWFQRVGTFDEGGKGVPEDLLWFYQSVGQGGGVVRVDQCLLVYRYHQQAATHSVLEETIWNLRVAFLHERVINQWESFTIWNAGKQGRKLYRCLSSFNQKKVRAFCDVDENKIKKGFYTYEESKERPKPQIPVMHYRDASPPYIICVKLDMTGGVFEENLKSLHLEEGVDYYHFN